A stretch of Henckelia pumila isolate YLH828 chromosome 4, ASM3356847v2, whole genome shotgun sequence DNA encodes these proteins:
- the LOC140866279 gene encoding TIP41-like protein, which produces MEWQSDDKELKAAGAEILGGGRVGIRLRGWEIESFKRSILSSSLAQQWEEKLQTSHLPEMVFGESSLVLKHVNSGIKIYFNAFDALCGWKQEALPPVEVPAAAQWKFRNKPTDQVILDYDYTFTTPYCGSTGIEMNPETGRRASEENNRSLHWKDCQEQIDMVALAAKEPILFYDEIVLYEDELADNGISLLTVKVRVMPSGWFLLLRFWLRVDGVLMRLRDTRMHCIFRESTKPIVLRESCWREATFHALSSKGYPKDSAAYSDPGIISERLPIVRRETQKLL; this is translated from the exons atggaatggcaaagcgaCGACAAGGAGCTTAAGGCCGCCGGCGCCGAGATTCTTGGCGGCGGACGCGTCGGAATTCGCCTCCGCGGCTGGGAGATCGAGTCCTTCAAGCGTTCGATTCTTAGCTCCTCCCTGGCTCAACA GTGGGAAGAGAAGCTTCAAACATCCCACTTGCCAGAGATGGTTTTTGGGGAGAGTTCTTTGGTTCTTAAGCATGTAAATAGTGgtattaaaatttatttcaatGCATTCGATGCTCTATGTGGATGGAAGCAGGAGGCATTACCTCCGGTTGAAGTTCCTGCAGCTGCTCAATGGAAATTTCGAAA CAAGCCTACCGATCAGGTGATACTGGACTATGATTATACCTTCACAACGCCATACTGTGGAAGCACTGGTATCGAAATGAATCCTGAG ACTGGGAGAAGAGCTTCAGAGGAAAACAACCGCAGCCTGCATTGGAAAGACTGCCAAGAACAGATCGACATGGTTGCTTTGGCAGCTAAAGAGCCAATTCTTTTCTATGATGAG ATCGTGTTGTATGAAGATGAATTGGCTGATAATGGCATCTCTCTTTTGACGGTCAAAGTG AGAGTCATGCCCAGTGGTTGGTTTCTCCTCTTGCGCTTCTGG CTCAGAGTCGATGGAGTGCTAATGAGACTGAGAGACACCCGAATGCATTGCATTTTCAGGGAGAGTACGAAACCGATTGTACTTCGAGAAAGCTGCTGGAGAGAAGCAACATTTCATGCCTTGTCATCT aaaggaTATCCCAAAGATTCTGCTGCATACAGTGATCCTGGTATCATCAGTGAACGGCTCCCAATTGTGAGGCGCGAAACCCAAAAGCTCCTATAA